The following are from one region of the Treponema denticola genome:
- the dnaE gene encoding DNA polymerase III subunit alpha yields the protein MAVDFVHLHVHSDFSLLDGAASVKALAAKAEKLGQTALALTDHGNMFGAINFYNACKEKNIKPIIGCEFYVAPESRFEKKETPGGKKYYHLILLAKNETGYRNLMVLCSKGYTEGMYYKPRIDDELLAQYAEGLICLSACLAGELPVLLLNGEKEKAEAHVRKYREIFGAENYFIELQDHGLKEEKKASKLLIEMARKVGVPLVLTNDIHYVEQKDYVAQDILMCIGMKKLRTDTNRMQFEGSEFYFKSGEEMATLFPEYPEAILNTVRIAEMCNLEIPQPGPILPIYKIPEDFSSKEDYIRHLAEEGLKKRYPVITDEIKNRLNYELDIVIKMDFVGYFLIVWDFINWAKNNGVPVGPGRGSGAGSILAYSLRITDIDPLKYNLLFERFLNPERVSMPDFDVDFCFERRQEVIEYVRQKYGDENVGQIITFGTLKPKAVVKDVGRVLNIPLADVNAITKLIPPKPLTDGIKEVTLKYAVDVVPELKEMAEDPQYKELFEISIALEGRNRNSSLHAAGIVIGKTALTDYVPLYKDSKTGKVATQFTMDLIENCGLVKMDFLGLKTLTLIKHTEDLIHKRGGEWKKFSIGDIDYSDVATFKMLSEGLAAAVFQFESQGMQNILKRAKPSKMEDLIALNALYRPGPMDYINQFIESKFDNSKIKYPDPCLEDILSETYGVIVYQEQVMQVAQRIAGYSLGQADILRRAMGKKKIEVMKTEKEKFIKGAQEKGFSREDADRIFEILIPFAGYGFNKSHAAAYSVLAFQTAYLKAHFPAEFMAANLTNEITSTDKLPEYIAEAEKMGLKILPPHVNLSDPYFSVSSDGNIIFGLLGIKGVGMQAAHELVEEREKNGRYKSFIDFLERNDLHTQNKRNLEVMIKTGCFDGLGQERSTLMVNLDGAVAYASQKKENESTGQGSLFEGSGIKEFSDFVFEKIEEFPKKEKLRLEKELMGFYISGHPLDEYRKIIDNSATLDISHLARATSKKRYVLVGMLTGVRQHQTKKGAMMGFGTFEDLNGTLDLVFFPKTWEKHRAVLLPETVCGFAGSIDNSDGESHSFLVDEVLEIDKLQQKALSEVHIELDENITSAKELTGLKDFLYERSGNCEVYIHVKDEDKAYIIKASPQIRIPSTPEFIEELNMQFGVEQIWLE from the coding sequence ATGGCTGTCGATTTTGTTCATCTTCATGTTCATTCCGATTTTTCTCTTTTAGACGGAGCCGCTTCGGTCAAAGCTCTTGCGGCAAAGGCCGAAAAGCTGGGGCAGACAGCCCTTGCATTGACCGATCACGGCAATATGTTCGGGGCTATAAATTTTTATAATGCCTGTAAAGAAAAAAATATAAAACCTATAATCGGCTGCGAATTCTATGTTGCTCCCGAAAGCCGGTTTGAAAAAAAAGAAACTCCGGGAGGGAAAAAATACTATCACCTTATCCTCTTGGCAAAGAATGAAACAGGATACCGCAATTTAATGGTACTTTGCTCTAAGGGATATACTGAGGGTATGTATTATAAGCCGCGTATAGATGATGAACTTTTAGCACAGTATGCGGAAGGGCTTATATGCTTGTCGGCCTGTCTTGCAGGAGAGCTTCCTGTTCTTTTATTAAACGGCGAAAAAGAAAAGGCCGAAGCCCATGTCCGAAAATACCGTGAAATTTTCGGTGCCGAAAATTATTTTATCGAGCTTCAAGACCATGGACTAAAAGAAGAAAAAAAGGCTTCCAAACTTTTAATCGAGATGGCCCGCAAGGTCGGCGTTCCTTTGGTTTTGACCAACGATATTCATTATGTAGAACAAAAAGATTATGTAGCGCAAGATATTTTAATGTGTATCGGAATGAAAAAACTTAGAACCGATACCAACCGTATGCAGTTTGAGGGAAGCGAATTTTATTTTAAGTCGGGAGAGGAAATGGCTACGCTCTTCCCCGAATATCCCGAAGCAATTTTAAACACTGTCCGTATTGCTGAAATGTGCAATTTGGAAATACCTCAACCCGGTCCCATTCTTCCGATATACAAAATCCCTGAAGATTTTAGCTCAAAGGAAGACTATATCAGGCATCTGGCTGAGGAAGGCTTAAAAAAACGTTATCCCGTCATTACCGATGAAATAAAAAATAGACTTAACTATGAGCTCGATATAGTTATAAAGATGGACTTTGTCGGCTATTTTTTAATTGTTTGGGATTTTATAAACTGGGCAAAAAATAACGGAGTTCCCGTAGGCCCGGGGCGCGGTTCAGGAGCCGGTTCAATCCTTGCATACTCTTTGCGGATTACCGACATTGACCCTCTAAAGTACAACCTCCTATTTGAGCGTTTTTTAAATCCTGAACGGGTTTCGATGCCCGACTTCGACGTAGACTTTTGCTTCGAAAGGCGGCAGGAGGTAATAGAGTATGTGCGTCAAAAATACGGGGACGAAAATGTCGGTCAAATCATCACCTTCGGAACCTTAAAGCCTAAGGCTGTCGTAAAAGATGTGGGACGGGTTTTAAATATTCCGCTTGCCGATGTAAACGCCATTACGAAACTCATACCCCCAAAACCCTTAACGGACGGCATAAAAGAAGTTACCTTAAAATACGCTGTTGATGTAGTTCCAGAATTAAAAGAAATGGCCGAAGACCCGCAATACAAAGAGCTTTTTGAAATAAGCATAGCTCTTGAAGGCCGAAACCGTAATTCCAGTCTTCATGCTGCTGGTATCGTTATAGGTAAGACAGCCTTAACCGACTATGTTCCGCTTTACAAGGATTCAAAAACCGGAAAGGTCGCAACTCAATTTACAATGGACTTAATTGAAAACTGCGGTCTTGTAAAGATGGACTTTTTAGGACTAAAAACCTTAACCCTTATAAAACATACCGAAGACCTAATCCATAAGAGGGGAGGGGAATGGAAAAAATTTTCTATAGGCGATATTGATTATTCGGATGTGGCTACCTTTAAGATGTTGAGTGAAGGATTGGCGGCTGCAGTTTTCCAGTTTGAAAGTCAGGGAATGCAAAATATTTTAAAGCGTGCAAAGCCCTCCAAAATGGAAGATCTGATTGCTCTAAACGCCTTGTACCGTCCGGGGCCTATGGATTATATCAACCAGTTTATCGAGTCAAAATTCGATAATTCTAAAATCAAATATCCCGACCCTTGTCTTGAAGATATTCTTTCCGAAACCTATGGAGTTATCGTTTATCAGGAACAGGTTATGCAGGTTGCCCAAAGAATAGCGGGCTACTCTTTAGGCCAAGCCGATATACTCCGCCGTGCTATGGGAAAGAAAAAAATCGAGGTTATGAAAACCGAAAAAGAAAAATTTATTAAGGGAGCACAAGAAAAGGGATTCAGCAGGGAAGACGCCGATAGAATCTTTGAGATTCTTATCCCCTTTGCGGGCTATGGATTTAACAAGAGTCATGCAGCCGCCTATTCGGTTTTAGCTTTTCAAACCGCCTACCTAAAAGCTCATTTTCCGGCAGAATTTATGGCGGCTAACCTTACCAACGAAATTACCTCTACCGACAAACTTCCCGAATACATTGCCGAAGCCGAAAAGATGGGCCTTAAGATTCTTCCCCCTCATGTAAATTTGTCCGACCCGTATTTTAGCGTTTCCTCCGATGGAAATATTATTTTCGGCCTTTTGGGAATCAAGGGTGTCGGAATGCAGGCTGCCCACGAACTTGTAGAAGAACGCGAAAAGAACGGCAGATATAAGTCGTTTATCGACTTTTTGGAAAGGAACGATTTGCATACCCAAAATAAGCGGAACCTTGAAGTTATGATTAAGACCGGCTGTTTTGACGGCTTGGGACAGGAACGTTCTACCCTGATGGTAAACTTGGACGGGGCGGTTGCTTATGCTTCCCAAAAAAAAGAAAACGAAAGTACGGGGCAGGGGAGTCTTTTTGAAGGCTCCGGTATAAAAGAGTTTTCGGACTTTGTTTTTGAAAAAATCGAAGAGTTCCCCAAAAAAGAAAAACTGAGGCTTGAAAAAGAGCTGATGGGCTTTTATATTTCAGGACACCCTCTGGATGAATACCGAAAGATTATAGATAATTCCGCTACCTTGGATATTTCGCATCTTGCACGCGCTACCTCAAAGAAGAGATATGTTCTTGTCGGTATGCTTACAGGAGTCAGACAGCATCAAACAAAAAAAGGTGCGATGATGGGTTTCGGAACCTTTGAAGACTTAAACGGAACATTGGATTTGGTTTTCTTCCCAAAGACTTGGGAAAAACATAGAGCGGTTCTTTTACCTGAAACCGTCTGCGGCTTTGCCGGCTCTATCGATAACAGTGACGGGGAGTCTCATTCCTTTTTGGTAGATGAAGTTTTGGAAATAGATAAATTACAGCAAAAAGCTTTAAGCGAAGTTCATATTGAGCTTGATGAAAATATAACGTCGGCAAAAGAATTGACCGGCTTAAAAGATTTTTTGTATGAACGGTCAGGGAACTGCGAGGTCTATATTCATGTAAAGGATGAGGATAAGGCTTATATAATTAAGGCTTCTCCTCAAATTCGAATTCCTTCAACTCCGGAATTTATTGAAGAATTAAATATGCAGTTCGGGGTTGAACAAATTTGGCTTGAATAA
- a CDS encoding YggT family protein, whose translation MISSLFSTLGFAVKIYSYLCIIYIFLSWFGSNSRGGFLYEICEPYLSWFRRFKFTQIGMVDFSPILAIGILSLFSSLLFQIAETRTFSLLRLALTLVGIVWSFFSFLLNFFIIILIIRLVLDFSENYRQGNFADMLDRFLSPVFVRVHRLSGGKFMSLRKQIIVCLIILILIRFLLGAFIGSLSVMFTYFKFV comes from the coding sequence ATGATATCTTCACTTTTTAGTACATTGGGTTTTGCAGTAAAGATTTATTCTTATCTTTGTATTATTTATATTTTTCTTTCGTGGTTCGGCTCCAATTCACGAGGCGGTTTTCTTTATGAGATTTGTGAGCCTTACTTGAGTTGGTTTAGAAGATTTAAATTTACTCAAATCGGAATGGTAGATTTTTCGCCTATTTTGGCAATCGGGATTTTATCCCTTTTTTCTAGTTTACTTTTTCAGATTGCAGAGACAAGAACATTTTCGCTATTAAGACTTGCATTAACCCTTGTAGGTATAGTTTGGTCGTTTTTTTCTTTTTTACTCAATTTCTTTATTATCATATTGATAATCAGGTTGGTGCTTGACTTTTCCGAAAACTACCGCCAAGGTAATTTTGCCGATATGCTAGACAGATTTTTGTCTCCCGTTTTTGTGAGAGTTCACAGACTATCCGGCGGAAAATTTATGAGCTTGAGAAAACAGATAATCGTATGCTTAATAATCTTAATTCTTATACGCTTTTTATTGGGCGCTTTTATAGGATCCTTGAGTGTAATGTTTACATACTTTAAGTTTGTATAA
- a CDS encoding DUF5312 domain-containing protein yields MERSLSTFDQLVKSLSTEETQSLLESIQNSIEEFKSEAQPEEKDSLSEKIIEHQHAGISSEPFLIRLWLSIRSFFRSIPLKVIYNEELLKRMAKSLKRSAGAYININQNIYTGVFYTELKNLRKTQLFFTSLLSAYDSGKGSFYMLVSSFVAPATYEKLMKETNPFSIKIGSEVSSNIRTGFLRKIDSVFSNLTDDEKSEMYLCAQAIEWMKSFCSLALDRTLLRFNVISDSNATCQALTIQPEMEVLSSILYSKKNIPHNLLQALFLMHAQETIIDDDNRMVKEADEFIKDAIEALGAIRIFLKQVPLLDITRYIKKDINWMPYKLTGGEDWFIYFKQAWYERFNQKWSTWSYEQKRFNIKVQMINLLKVGDLESMKFCPWRNLWVECKFKKELPFLFLKTFFYSFYSEKLSGTLKTILVEGNFYRHENLNEYTTSYNVLEHRKGEFEKFENRLSPTGDIGSTFAKIRAEKTATLKNKNQIEGLMHTIEAEAKQLITSSIEALKSVEMILTGILGGGKTSAYATITNWAIISGVNNGIFREEVAAAKEQIHTGINLLSLAEKLEAEAQ; encoded by the coding sequence ATGGAAAGAAGTCTATCAACATTTGATCAATTAGTAAAGTCATTATCCACAGAAGAAACACAAAGCTTACTGGAAAGCATTCAGAACAGCATAGAAGAATTCAAAAGTGAGGCTCAACCGGAAGAAAAAGACAGCCTTTCAGAAAAGATAATAGAACACCAGCATGCAGGCATATCAAGTGAGCCTTTCTTGATCCGTTTATGGCTTTCCATACGGTCATTCTTCCGTTCAATACCTTTAAAAGTAATATATAATGAAGAACTCTTAAAAAGAATGGCAAAAAGCCTTAAAAGATCGGCCGGAGCTTATATCAATATAAATCAGAATATCTATACAGGCGTATTTTACACGGAATTAAAAAATTTACGAAAAACCCAATTATTTTTTACATCTCTTCTTTCTGCATATGATTCGGGAAAGGGCTCTTTCTATATGCTGGTAAGCTCCTTTGTTGCTCCTGCAACCTATGAAAAACTTATGAAAGAAACAAATCCTTTTTCAATTAAGATAGGCTCGGAAGTTTCCTCAAACATAAGGACAGGTTTTTTAAGAAAAATCGATTCGGTTTTTTCCAACTTAACCGACGACGAAAAAAGTGAAATGTACCTATGCGCTCAAGCCATAGAGTGGATGAAGTCCTTTTGCTCTCTGGCATTGGATAGAACCCTGCTAAGGTTTAATGTAATCTCGGATTCAAATGCTACCTGCCAAGCCCTTACGATACAGCCCGAAATGGAAGTCCTTTCTTCAATACTTTATTCCAAAAAAAATATACCTCATAATCTTCTGCAAGCCTTATTTTTAATGCATGCGCAAGAGACAATAATAGATGATGACAACAGAATGGTAAAAGAAGCGGATGAATTTATAAAAGATGCTATTGAAGCCCTCGGTGCAATAAGAATCTTTTTAAAACAAGTCCCCCTTCTCGATATTACCCGCTACATCAAAAAAGACATCAATTGGATGCCGTATAAACTGACAGGCGGCGAAGATTGGTTTATTTACTTTAAGCAGGCTTGGTATGAGCGCTTTAACCAAAAATGGTCAACTTGGTCATATGAACAAAAAAGGTTTAATATTAAGGTTCAAATGATTAATCTCTTAAAGGTAGGAGATTTGGAATCCATGAAATTTTGCCCATGGCGGAATTTATGGGTTGAATGCAAGTTCAAAAAAGAACTACCTTTTTTATTCCTAAAAACATTTTTTTATTCCTTTTACAGCGAAAAACTATCGGGAACCCTAAAAACAATCCTGGTAGAAGGCAATTTTTATCGGCATGAAAATTTAAACGAGTATACCACCTCATACAATGTACTCGAACACCGCAAAGGCGAATTTGAAAAGTTTGAAAACCGTTTATCACCCACAGGCGACATCGGTTCAACCTTTGCAAAAATACGCGCAGAAAAGACCGCAACTCTAAAAAATAAAAATCAAATTGAGGGCTTGATGCACACGATAGAGGCCGAAGCAAAGCAGCTTATAACTTCGAGTATTGAAGCTCTAAAATCGGTTGAAATGATTTTAACGGGAATTCTTGGAGGCGGAAAAACAAGTGCATATGCAACCATTACAAACTGGGCAATTATATCCGGAGTTAATAATGGTATTTTCCGCGAGGAAGTCGCCGCCGCAAAAGAACAAATACACACAGGCATAAACCTCCTCTCCTTGGCGGAAAAACTTGAGGCCGAAGCTCAATAA
- a CDS encoding methyl-accepting chemotaxis protein, giving the protein MNKNAVKKSKKRFSIRNKLVIIFGVLILAAGTILSSTAIIIAEKAVTEKVADQLSEKAQDTAALIDERINSFFVFLESLAKMPMLKDDSLSYAQKLEILSSDMSDNKYINVFGLCTADGIVLDSFGRSAKVLDRKWYQNTIKGKKFISEPEISRGTKTLAMTFAVPIFDKNKSVTAILLADVDGFWLSDIIDDIKIGQTGYCYIVGPTGNIIASHDRKYVTEEWNSVKEAEKNKLFQDIADIEKKSLTQDKPGFAKYRWTDGMMVAGYAKMQGTGWGVITNAPIGEFMGKVTALKRTMNVLLICVLLATLAIIFFISIGLVRPVAAVVKALKEIAQGDGDLTVKLPVTGNDEVTDLSEYFNQTISKIGTSLKSVGGSSLIMQNIGDELASNMEETASAIHQISANITSVKQQTITQAASVNETTATVEEIIRTIRQLNSNIENQAASVAESSSAIEEMVANIASITQTLEKTDDVIKTLASATEDGRETIQRANTVTKKVAEESGSLMEASGVIQHIASQTNLLAMNAAIEAAHAGESGKGFAVVADEIRKLAEESSMQGKNITSTLKILSGEIEMLADSAKTAEEKFNTIFEISTQVKNMSTRLTEAMKEQENGSREVLLAIQEINRITTEVTTGSEEMLEGGQNVTKEVERLDGLTRVITDSMNEMAVGAVEINNAVQEVNEITQRNKQSIEVLANEVRKFKV; this is encoded by the coding sequence ATGAATAAAAATGCAGTAAAAAAATCCAAAAAAAGGTTTTCAATACGCAATAAACTTGTTATTATTTTCGGTGTTCTAATTCTTGCAGCAGGTACAATTTTATCTTCAACAGCCATTATAATTGCAGAAAAAGCAGTTACGGAAAAGGTTGCTGACCAGCTGTCCGAAAAGGCTCAGGATACAGCCGCTCTTATAGACGAACGGATTAATAGTTTTTTTGTGTTCTTAGAAAGCCTTGCCAAAATGCCTATGTTAAAAGATGACTCTCTGTCTTATGCTCAAAAACTGGAAATACTTTCATCCGATATGTCGGATAATAAATATATAAATGTTTTCGGACTATGTACAGCTGATGGAATTGTTCTTGACTCTTTTGGAAGAAGTGCAAAAGTTTTAGACCGTAAATGGTATCAAAATACGATTAAGGGAAAAAAGTTCATTTCGGAGCCGGAAATTTCAAGGGGAACAAAAACTTTAGCCATGACCTTTGCCGTTCCCATATTCGATAAAAACAAATCGGTAACGGCAATCTTATTGGCGGATGTAGACGGATTTTGGCTTTCGGATATTATTGACGACATTAAGATAGGACAGACAGGTTACTGCTACATTGTAGGGCCCACAGGAAATATCATAGCATCACATGACAGAAAATATGTTACAGAAGAATGGAACTCGGTTAAAGAAGCCGAAAAAAATAAACTATTTCAAGATATAGCCGATATCGAAAAAAAATCCCTTACTCAAGATAAACCGGGTTTTGCAAAATACCGATGGACTGATGGTATGATGGTAGCAGGTTATGCCAAGATGCAGGGAACCGGCTGGGGAGTTATAACCAATGCCCCAATCGGAGAATTTATGGGGAAGGTAACAGCATTAAAACGGACGATGAATGTACTCCTAATATGCGTATTACTTGCTACTCTTGCTATTATATTTTTTATCTCCATAGGTTTGGTAAGGCCTGTAGCTGCGGTTGTTAAAGCTTTAAAAGAGATAGCTCAAGGAGACGGAGACCTTACAGTTAAGCTCCCTGTTACGGGAAACGATGAAGTAACAGACTTGTCGGAATATTTTAACCAAACAATATCGAAAATAGGGACATCATTAAAATCCGTAGGAGGCAGCTCCTTAATCATGCAAAACATAGGAGATGAACTTGCAAGTAACATGGAGGAAACTGCAAGTGCAATTCATCAAATCAGTGCAAACATTACAAGCGTAAAACAGCAGACAATTACTCAAGCTGCAAGCGTTAATGAAACGACAGCCACGGTTGAAGAAATCATACGTACAATAAGACAGCTGAATTCAAACATCGAAAATCAGGCAGCCAGCGTTGCAGAATCATCTTCGGCAATTGAAGAAATGGTTGCCAACATAGCATCCATAACTCAAACATTGGAAAAAACCGATGATGTCATAAAAACCCTTGCTTCAGCAACGGAAGACGGAAGAGAAACAATACAAAGAGCGAATACGGTAACAAAAAAAGTTGCAGAAGAATCGGGAAGTCTTATGGAAGCCTCAGGCGTTATTCAGCATATTGCAAGCCAAACAAATCTTTTAGCCATGAATGCGGCTATTGAAGCAGCTCATGCCGGAGAATCGGGAAAGGGATTTGCCGTAGTTGCAGACGAAATAAGGAAGCTGGCAGAAGAATCCAGTATGCAGGGTAAGAACATCACTTCAACACTTAAAATTTTAAGCGGAGAAATTGAAATGCTGGCCGATTCTGCAAAAACAGCCGAAGAGAAATTTAATACGATATTCGAAATATCGACTCAGGTAAAAAACATGAGCACCCGCTTAACGGAAGCAATGAAGGAACAGGAGAACGGAAGCCGTGAAGTCCTCCTCGCGATTCAAGAAATAAATAGGATTACAACAGAGGTAACAACCGGCTCGGAAGAAATGCTTGAAGGCGGTCAAAATGTTACAAAAGAAGTTGAAAGACTTGACGGGCTTACCCGTGTTATAACGGACAGCATGAATGAAATGGCTGTCGGAGCCGTAGAAATAAATAATGCAGTACAGGAAGTAAATGAAATTACCCAAAGAAATAAGCAAAGTATAGAAGTATTGGCAAATGAAGTTCGAAAATTTAAGGTTTAG
- a CDS encoding ABC transporter ATP-binding protein — MQNLKRLLSYARGQSRLYLLALIFTLFSQVIVAMQPQLIRITIDSVIGGAALPKGLISRLVALFKNHLTGTSGLIVMASLVVAFSLIRGLFTFGRINIASIATERSIKTLRNRLYNHIQLLPYSYHSKAETGNLIQRCTSDVETIRLALYSQIMDTISAVFLIIYTIYLMAQLNISLMLISFCIMPLTFFSSVIFFKRIQSQFKKATEYEASMTTAIQENLTGIRVVKAFTRHQYEIEKFIKRSERYRNQNLKINNSFAAFWAFADSLSIAQVFGIILYGSLLAYRNEITAGDLVAFISYTGMLIWPVRRLGRIISNIGKSFVSANRIEAILNETPEDIFPTNEKPEITGNIVFDSVSFSYPETQNQKILDNVSFSIKSGQTLAILGPTGSGKSSLVHLLARLYEYDSGSIKIDGKELNTIDKGWIRSQVGLILQEPFLYGRTIMENIKLAVPGISDSSARHFSKVAFLDDEINKFEKGYETLVGERGVSLSGGQKQRLAIARTLIKDSPVIIFDDSLSAVDTQTDISIRSALKEEKGNKTMIIISHRISTICDADNIIVLENGKISQEGTHEELIAQEGLYKRIYDIQSAVQARA, encoded by the coding sequence ATGCAAAATTTAAAAAGACTTTTATCGTATGCAAGAGGGCAAAGCCGGCTTTATCTGCTTGCCCTTATTTTTACGCTTTTTTCGCAAGTGATTGTTGCCATGCAGCCCCAGTTAATACGAATCACAATAGACTCGGTAATAGGCGGAGCTGCCTTGCCGAAAGGTTTAATATCTCGGCTTGTTGCCTTGTTTAAAAATCACTTAACCGGAACAAGCGGTCTTATTGTGATGGCCTCCTTGGTAGTTGCTTTTTCACTTATAAGGGGCCTCTTTACATTCGGCAGAATAAATATAGCCAGTATTGCAACCGAGCGCTCAATAAAGACCCTTAGAAACAGGTTGTACAATCATATTCAGCTTCTTCCTTATTCTTATCATTCAAAGGCAGAAACCGGAAATTTGATTCAGCGATGTACTTCTGATGTTGAAACCATCCGCTTGGCCCTGTATTCTCAGATAATGGACACTATAAGTGCCGTGTTTTTAATAATTTATACTATTTACCTGATGGCTCAATTAAACATAAGCCTGATGCTTATCTCTTTTTGCATTATGCCTTTAACATTTTTTTCGTCGGTTATATTTTTTAAAAGAATTCAGAGTCAATTTAAAAAGGCAACAGAATATGAAGCCTCAATGACTACTGCGATACAGGAAAATTTAACCGGCATAAGAGTCGTAAAGGCTTTTACCCGCCATCAATACGAAATAGAAAAATTTATTAAACGGAGCGAAAGATACCGCAACCAGAATTTAAAGATCAACAACAGCTTTGCCGCCTTTTGGGCCTTTGCCGATTCTCTTTCGATTGCACAAGTTTTTGGGATAATCCTTTACGGAAGCCTTCTGGCCTACCGCAATGAGATAACGGCAGGCGATTTGGTCGCCTTTATTTCTTATACGGGAATGTTAATCTGGCCTGTCCGACGCTTAGGCCGTATCATAAGCAATATCGGTAAATCGTTTGTTTCGGCAAACCGTATTGAGGCTATTTTAAATGAAACGCCTGAAGATATTTTTCCGACAAACGAAAAGCCCGAAATTACCGGAAACATAGTTTTTGATTCCGTTTCGTTTTCTTATCCCGAAACTCAAAATCAAAAGATACTCGACAATGTTTCTTTTAGTATTAAAAGCGGACAGACCCTTGCAATCTTAGGGCCTACAGGTTCGGGAAAAAGCTCCCTTGTACATTTACTTGCCCGTCTTTATGAATATGATTCCGGTTCCATCAAAATAGACGGAAAAGAATTAAACACGATAGACAAGGGCTGGATAAGGTCGCAGGTGGGGCTTATTTTGCAGGAGCCTTTTTTATACGGCAGAACAATTATGGAAAACATCAAATTGGCTGTGCCCGGTATTTCGGATTCTTCGGCCCGTCACTTCTCAAAGGTCGCTTTTTTAGATGATGAAATAAATAAGTTTGAAAAAGGCTATGAAACATTGGTCGGAGAGCGTGGAGTATCTTTGTCGGGAGGGCAAAAACAAAGGCTTGCAATTGCCAGAACCTTAATAAAAGATTCTCCCGTTATTATTTTTGATGATTCCCTTTCGGCGGTGGATACTCAAACGGATATCAGCATCCGTTCCGCATTAAAGGAAGAAAAGGGGAACAAAACTATGATTATAATTTCGCATAGAATTTCGACTATTTGCGATGCGGATAATATAATCGTTTTAGAAAACGGAAAGATAAGCCAAGAGGGAACCCATGAGGAGCTCATAGCTCAAGAAGGTTTATATAAGAGAATTTACGATATTCAAAGTGCTGTACAAGCTAGAGCGTAA